One genomic region from Manis pentadactyla isolate mManPen7 chromosome 12, mManPen7.hap1, whole genome shotgun sequence encodes:
- the CCR6 gene encoding C-C chemokine receptor type 6 encodes MSSPSAPGLCFLPQSSTTMSVDAVNSTTVFDLNEDYFGLTNTSDYSVEDDTLLCSLQEVRQFSGLFVPIAYSVICVFGLLGNILVVVTFAFYKKAKSMTDVYLLNMAIADILFVLTLPFWAVNHAVGEWVFNNALCKLIAGIYTVNFNCGMLLLACISMDRYIAIVQATTSFRLRSRTLAHHKTICSAVWVVSILISSSTFTFNQKYNVQGRDVCEPRYHTVSEPVRWKLLMLGLQLLFGFFIPLVFMVFCYVFIVKTLLRAQNSKRHKAIRVIIAVVLVFMACQVPHNMVLLVTAANLGRMTRSCHSEKLIGYTRNVTEVLAFLHCCLNPVLYAFIGQKFRNYFLKVMKDLWCVGRKQKSPGFACSRLHSETFISRQNSEAVDNENASSFTM; translated from the exons ATGTCCAGCCCTTCTGCACCAGGCCTGTGTTTTCTGCCCCAGTCAAGCACCACAATGAGTGTG GACGCAGTGAACTCCACCACTGTCTTTGATTTAAATGAGGATTATTTTGGGTTGACTAATACTTCTGACTATTCAGTTGAAGATGACACATTACTCTGCTCCTTGCAGGAGGTCAGGCAGTTCTCTGGGCTATTCGTGCCCATTGCCTACTCTGTGATATGTGTCTTTGGCCTCCTGGGCAATATCTTGGTGGTGGTAACCTTTGCTTTTTATAAGAAAGCCAAGTCCATGACAGACGTCTACCTCTTGAACATGGCCATCGCAGACATACTGTTTGTCCTCACGCTCCCGTTCTGGGCTGTTAACCATGCTGTTGGTGAGTGGGTTTTCAACAATGCCCTTTGCAAGCTGATCGCAGGCATCTACACTGTCAATTTCAACTGTGGAATGCTGCTCCTGGCCTGCATCAGCATGGACCGCTACATTGCCATTGTGCAGGCCACCACGTCCTTCAGGCTGCGCTCCAGGACACTCGCGCACCATAAAACCATCTGTTCCGCAGTGTGGGTGGTGTCCATCCTGATCTCCAGCTCAACCTTCACATTCAACCAGAAATACAACGTGCAGGGCCGCGACGTGTGTGAGCCCAGGTACCACACGGTCTCGGAGCCCGTCAGGTGGAAGCTGCTCATGCTGGGGCTGCAGCTCCTCTTCGGTTTCTTCATCCCACTGGTGTTTATGGTGTTTTGCTACGTGTTCATTGTCAAGACCTTGTTGCGAGCTCAGAACTCCAAACGGCACAAGGCCATCCGTGTGATCATAGCCGTGGTCCTCGTCTTCATGGCTTGCCAGGTCCCGCATAACATGGTGCTCCTCGTGACTGCTGCAAACCTGGGCAGAATGACCCGCTCCTGCCACAGCGAGAAGCTCATTGGCTACACCAGGAACGTCACCGAGGTCCTGGCTTTCTTGCACTGCTGCCTCAACCCCGTGCTCTATGCGTTCATCGGTCAGAAGTTTAGAAACTACTTTCTGAAGGTCATGAAGGACCTGTGGTGTGTAGGAAGGAAGCAGAAGTCACCGGGCTTCGCCTGCTCCAGGCTGCACTCTGAAACCTTCATCTCCAGGCAGAACAGCGAGGCTGTGGACAATGAGAACGCTTCGTCCTTCACTATGTGA